The following are from one region of the Polaribacter marinaquae genome:
- a CDS encoding GNAT family N-acetyltransferase, with product MNIEVFRTNATHPDFKILVKELDAFLKITDQDEHEFYNQFNHIDVIKHVVILYVDKIAVGCGAIKKFDNSTMEIKRMYVSSNYRSKGLAQKIIEELENWTKELGFSKCILETGKRQKAAVKFYKKSKYNIIDNYGQYIGMKNSICFEKNV from the coding sequence ATGAATATAGAAGTTTTTAGAACCAATGCAACACATCCAGATTTTAAGATTTTAGTAAAAGAATTAGACGCATTTCTTAAAATTACAGACCAAGATGAACATGAATTTTACAATCAATTTAATCATATTGATGTAATAAAGCATGTAGTTATATTGTATGTTGATAAAATTGCGGTAGGTTGTGGCGCTATTAAAAAGTTTGACAATTCTACTATGGAAATTAAAAGGATGTATGTTTCTAGCAATTATAGAAGCAAAGGTTTAGCACAAAAAATAATAGAAGAATTAGAAAACTGGACAAAAGAATTGGGTTTTTCTAAATGTATTTTAGAAACTGGCAAAAGACAAAAAGCAGCAGTAAAATTTTATAAAAAAAGTAAGTATAATATTATTGACAATTACGGACAATATATTGGAATGAAAAATAGTATTTGTTTCGAAAAAAACGTGTAA
- the dinB gene encoding DNA polymerase IV, with protein sequence MELQPPFRKIIHVDMDAFYASVAELDNPELKGKAIAVGGEGRRGVISAASYEARKFGVRSAMSGSLARQKCPHLIFVKSDFPRYKEISAKVREIFFEYTDLVEPLSLDEAYLDVTENKKGNPSANEIAREIRQKIFEETGLRASAGISINKFIAKVASDINKPNGQKTVHPDEVIQFLEELPVNKFYGVGKVTAAKMYNNGIFVGNDLKKKSLEELVKLFGKSGVHYFNIVRGIHNSAVKPNRIRKSLAAERTFSENISSEIFMLERLDKIADELEKRMLKADTKGKTITLKIKYSDFTQQTRSKTKGHFMQKKEEFFPMVKELLFQDELPNSVRLLGLSFGNLNTEIKEPVWVQLKLKFKESDFFNEEE encoded by the coding sequence ATGGAATTGCAACCGCCTTTTAGAAAAATAATTCATGTAGATATGGATGCCTTTTATGCATCTGTTGCAGAATTAGACAATCCAGAATTAAAAGGAAAAGCCATTGCTGTTGGTGGCGAAGGTAGAAGAGGTGTTATTTCTGCGGCAAGTTACGAGGCAAGAAAATTTGGTGTAAGATCTGCTATGAGCGGTAGTTTAGCAAGACAAAAATGCCCGCATTTAATATTTGTTAAATCAGATTTTCCGCGTTATAAAGAAATCTCTGCGAAAGTAAGAGAAATATTTTTTGAGTACACAGATTTAGTAGAACCTCTTTCTTTAGACGAGGCGTATTTAGACGTAACAGAAAATAAAAAAGGAAATCCGTCTGCAAATGAAATAGCAAGAGAAATTCGTCAAAAAATTTTCGAAGAAACAGGTTTAAGAGCATCCGCAGGAATTTCTATAAATAAATTTATTGCAAAAGTTGCTTCTGATATTAACAAACCAAACGGTCAAAAAACCGTGCATCCAGATGAGGTAATTCAGTTTTTAGAAGAATTACCGGTAAATAAATTTTATGGTGTTGGTAAAGTAACTGCAGCAAAAATGTACAATAACGGTATTTTTGTTGGCAACGATTTAAAAAAGAAATCTCTAGAAGAACTAGTAAAACTTTTTGGTAAATCTGGCGTGCATTATTTTAATATTGTTAGAGGCATTCATAATAGTGCGGTTAAGCCAAACAGAATTAGAAAATCGTTAGCTGCAGAAAGAACTTTTAGCGAAAACATTTCTTCGGAAATCTTTATGCTAGAACGTTTAGACAAAATTGCAGACGAGTTAGAAAAACGCATGCTAAAGGCAGACACCAAAGGCAAAACAATTACTTTAAAAATAAAATATTCTGATTTTACACAACAAACTAGAAGTAAAACAAAAGGCCATTTTATGCAGAAAAAGGAAGAATTTTTTCCTATGGTAAAAGAGTTGTTATTTCAAGATGAATTGCCAAATTCAGTTAGATTATTGGGGTTGTCATTTGGTAATTTAAACACCGAAATTAAAGAACCAGTTTGGGTGCAATTAAAGTTAAAATTTAAAGAGTCAGATTTTTTTAACGAAGAAGAATAG
- a CDS encoding alpha/beta hydrolase family protein → MKVIQNILVPGKHKKPIVTDVFYKENKTPKKVVIFCHGYKGFKDWGAWNIMANAFAKADFFFIKFNFSHNGGTAEQPIDFPDLEAFGNNNYTKELDDLESVLDWVSSEENFKNDVDLNHITLIGHSRGGGIVLLKANEDSRIKKVITLAAVSDFGSRSSTVGDLENWRKNGVKYVVNGRTKQNMPHFYQFYTNFKENENRLFIENSVKNLKIPLLIIHGDNDTSISLDEGKKIDSWCSNSKLEIIENADHVFNVSHPWLQESLSKELEEVKNLCIHFLD, encoded by the coding sequence ATGAAAGTTATACAGAATATTCTAGTACCAGGAAAACATAAAAAACCAATTGTAACAGATGTTTTTTATAAAGAGAATAAAACACCCAAAAAAGTAGTAATTTTTTGTCATGGTTACAAAGGTTTTAAAGATTGGGGAGCATGGAATATTATGGCAAATGCATTTGCAAAAGCCGATTTTTTCTTTATAAAATTTAACTTTTCTCATAACGGTGGTACAGCAGAACAACCAATAGATTTTCCAGATTTAGAGGCTTTTGGTAATAATAATTATACCAAAGAATTAGACGATTTAGAAAGTGTATTAGATTGGGTTTCATCCGAAGAAAATTTTAAAAATGATGTTGATTTGAATCATATTACTTTAATTGGTCATAGTCGAGGTGGCGGAATCGTATTGCTTAAAGCTAATGAAGATTCGAGAATAAAAAAGGTAATTACATTGGCCGCGGTTTCAGATTTTGGTAGTAGAAGTTCTACAGTAGGCGATTTAGAAAACTGGCGAAAAAACGGTGTAAAATATGTTGTAAATGGACGAACAAAGCAAAATATGCCACATTTTTATCAATTTTACACCAATTTTAAAGAAAACGAAAATCGATTATTTATTGAAAATTCAGTAAAAAATTTAAAGATTCCGTTATTAATTATCCACGGAGATAATGATACATCAATTTCTTTAGATGAAGGAAAAAAAATAGATTCTTGGTGTTCTAACAGTAAATTAGAAATTATAGAAAATGCCGATCATGTTTTTAATGTCTCGCATCCTTGGTTACAAGAAAGTTTATCAAAAGAGTTAGAAGAAGTTAAAAATTTATGTATTCATTTTTTAGATTAA
- a CDS encoding LysE family transporter: MKLLFLFFFGFLFSFAGSITPSLLNMTALKVSLTNGKKAAYKYAFAVAVIVIPQIIIAVTLTKFLADNPSILATLEKIATVIFIFLSYYYYKESQKSKIKIAKMKTKKENPFLTGIILSILNMFSIPFYCGVIILLNAYDMYNYSTLDTFIFTISSVLGTFYILFVYGKFAQFIQQKTGKLTKDINLILSILTGFVALFSIVKLFF; this comes from the coding sequence GTGAAACTTTTATTTCTATTTTTCTTTGGGTTTTTATTTTCTTTTGCTGGTTCTATTACACCTAGCTTATTAAATATGACAGCCTTAAAAGTTAGTTTAACTAACGGAAAGAAAGCAGCGTACAAATATGCTTTTGCAGTAGCGGTTATAGTTATACCTCAAATAATTATTGCAGTTACTTTAACCAAGTTTTTAGCAGATAACCCTTCTATTTTAGCAACTCTAGAAAAAATTGCAACAGTTATTTTTATATTTTTAAGTTACTATTACTATAAAGAATCTCAAAAAAGTAAAATTAAAATAGCTAAAATGAAAACCAAAAAAGAAAACCCGTTTTTAACAGGTATAATTCTTTCTATTTTAAACATGTTTTCTATACCATTTTACTGTGGCGTAATCATTTTATTAAATGCTTACGATATGTATAATTATTCAACTTTAGATACGTTTATTTTTACAATAAGTTCTGTTTTAGGAACCTTTTATATTCTCTTTGTCTACGGAAAATTTGCACAATTTATTCAACAAAAAACAGGAAAGCTTACAAAAGATATAAACTTAATTTTATCAATTTTAACTGGTTTTGTAGCGTTATTTTCAATAGTAAAATTGTTTTTTTAA
- a CDS encoding LysE family transporter, producing the protein MDFFICVILGFVIAASGSITPSFLNLTVVKFSLRNGKKAAFYLIGGYATVLFFQANIGAYLSSILMKNSEYITLLQKIGTGLLFLLSINFFRLHFSSKEKKVKEEIPKSKAYLHGIIMSSLNTIAIPFYFTTISLLIGLNYFEYSYLTGFYFSIGSTIGSFTLYSLYAIVAKNIEHKLTYIATKMDFILGALTGVVALGNLLYLLYK; encoded by the coding sequence ATGGACTTCTTTATCTGTGTAATCTTAGGTTTTGTAATTGCTGCATCTGGTAGTATTACACCAAGTTTTTTAAATTTAACTGTTGTAAAGTTTAGCCTTAGAAACGGAAAAAAAGCAGCTTTTTATCTTATTGGTGGTTACGCAACCGTATTATTTTTTCAAGCAAATATTGGTGCATATTTGTCTAGTATTTTGATGAAAAACTCAGAATATATAACCTTACTTCAAAAAATAGGAACAGGACTTTTATTCTTATTATCGATTAATTTTTTCCGATTACACTTTTCATCAAAAGAGAAAAAAGTAAAAGAAGAAATACCAAAATCGAAAGCTTATTTACACGGAATAATAATGTCTTCTTTAAACACAATTGCAATTCCGTTTTACTTTACTACAATTTCACTTTTAATTGGTTTAAATTATTTTGAATATTCTTATTTAACCGGATTTTATTTTTCAATTGGTTCTACAATTGGTTCTTTTACCTTGTATTCTTTATATGCAATAGTTGCAAAAAACATAGAACACAAGTTAACATATATAGCTACAAAAATGGATTTTATTTTAGGTGCATTAACAGGCGTTGTTGCACTAGGAAATCTATTATATTTGTTATATAAATAA
- the gdhA gene encoding NADP-specific glutamate dehydrogenase, with amino-acid sequence MAESIELKINEFMEMVKTRNNHEPEFLQAVQEVAETVIPYIINHDIYHGKNILLRMVEPERLISFRVSWVDDNGEIQVNRGYRVQMNSAIGPYKGGLRFHPTVNASILKFLAFEQVFKNSLTTLPMGGGKGGSDFDPKGKSDNEIMRFCHAFMSELFRHIGSNTDVPAGDIGVGAREIGFMFGMYKKLNNEFTGVLTGKGQSWGGSLIRPEATGYGNVYFADNMLKRKGDSFEGKKVVISGSGNVAQYAAEKALELGATILTLSDSGGYILDEEGIDTEKLQHVMYIKNEKRGRISEYLEKYPNAKYVAGERPWSVKCDVALPCATQNELNGEEAKTLIANGCMCVSEGANMPSTPEAIHEFQKGKILFAPGKASNAGGVATSGLEMSQNSLRLSWSRKEVDERLKDIMEDIHDSCVEYGKNDDGSIDYIKGANIAGFVKVADAMLAQGVV; translated from the coding sequence ATGGCTGAAAGTATAGAGTTAAAAATAAATGAGTTTATGGAAATGGTTAAAACAAGAAATAACCATGAGCCAGAATTCTTACAAGCTGTACAAGAAGTTGCAGAAACTGTAATACCGTATATTATTAATCATGATATTTACCATGGTAAAAACATTCTATTAAGAATGGTAGAGCCAGAAAGATTGATCTCTTTTAGAGTTTCTTGGGTAGATGATAATGGAGAAATTCAAGTAAACAGAGGTTATAGAGTTCAAATGAATTCTGCAATTGGGCCTTATAAAGGTGGTTTACGTTTTCACCCAACTGTAAATGCAAGCATTTTAAAGTTTTTAGCTTTTGAGCAAGTATTTAAAAACTCTTTAACAACTTTACCAATGGGTGGAGGTAAAGGAGGTTCTGATTTTGATCCTAAAGGAAAATCAGACAATGAAATTATGCGTTTTTGTCATGCATTTATGAGCGAATTATTTAGACACATTGGTTCTAATACAGATGTACCTGCAGGAGATATTGGTGTTGGTGCTAGAGAGATTGGTTTTATGTTTGGTATGTATAAAAAACTAAACAACGAATTTACAGGTGTTTTAACTGGTAAAGGGCAATCTTGGGGTGGTTCTTTAATTAGACCAGAAGCTACAGGTTACGGTAACGTATACTTTGCAGACAATATGTTAAAACGCAAAGGAGATTCTTTTGAAGGTAAAAAAGTAGTTATTTCTGGTTCTGGTAACGTTGCACAATATGCAGCAGAAAAAGCATTAGAATTAGGTGCTACAATTTTAACTTTATCAGATTCTGGAGGATATATTTTAGACGAAGAAGGTATCGATACAGAAAAGTTACAACACGTTATGTACATTAAAAACGAAAAACGTGGTAGAATTAGCGAATACTTAGAGAAATATCCGAATGCAAAATATGTTGCAGGAGAAAGACCTTGGTCTGTTAAATGTGATGTAGCTTTACCATGTGCAACTCAAAATGAGTTAAACGGAGAAGAAGCAAAAACATTAATAGCAAACGGTTGTATGTGTGTTTCTGAAGGAGCAAATATGCCTTCTACACCAGAAGCAATTCACGAGTTTCAAAAAGGGAAAATCTTATTTGCGCCAGGTAAAGCATCTAACGCAGGTGGTGTAGCAACTTCTGGACTAGAAATGAGCCAAAACTCGTTACGTTTAAGCTGGTCTCGTAAAGAAGTAGACGAAAGATTGAAAGATATTATGGAAGATATTCATGACTCTTGTGTAGAATATGGTAAAAACGACGATGGATCTATAGACTATATAAAAGGAGCAAATATTGCTGGTTTTGTAAAAGTTGCAGATGCAATGTTAGCACAAGGGGTTGTGTAA
- the pheS gene encoding phenylalanine--tRNA ligase subunit alpha: MLDKVKELIGEVQAFKATTKDEVETFRIKYLGSKGLLKDLFAEFKNVDAELRKDFGQALNNLKKSAEGKVAELTDALESNTTEKSFYGDLTRPSEPIELGSRHPISLVRNQIIEVFNRIGFTVSEGPEIEDDWHNFTALNLPEYHPARDMQDTFFIEQDPDILLRTHTSSVQVRYMEENEPPIRTISPGRVFRNEDISARAHCIFHQVEGLYIDTDVSFADLKQTLLYFTKEMFGKSKIRLRPSYFPFTEPSAEVDIYWGLETETDYRITKGTGWLEIMGCGMVDPNVLKNANIDPTKYSGYAFGMGIERIAMLLYQIPDIRMFYENDKRFLEQFKSII; this comes from the coding sequence ATGTTAGACAAAGTAAAAGAACTTATTGGCGAGGTACAAGCGTTTAAAGCTACAACCAAAGATGAAGTAGAAACTTTTAGAATTAAATATTTAGGAAGCAAAGGTTTACTAAAAGACCTTTTTGCCGAATTTAAAAATGTAGATGCAGAATTACGTAAAGATTTTGGGCAAGCTCTAAATAATTTAAAAAAATCTGCAGAAGGTAAAGTTGCAGAATTAACAGATGCCTTAGAAAGCAATACAACAGAAAAATCTTTTTATGGAGATTTAACAAGACCGTCAGAACCAATAGAATTAGGTTCTAGACATCCTATTTCTTTAGTAAGAAACCAAATTATAGAAGTTTTTAATAGAATTGGTTTTACTGTTTCTGAAGGACCAGAAATAGAAGACGATTGGCATAATTTTACTGCCTTAAACTTGCCAGAATATCATCCGGCAAGAGATATGCAAGACACGTTCTTTATTGAGCAAGATCCAGATATTTTATTAAGAACACACACTTCTTCTGTACAAGTGCGTTATATGGAAGAAAACGAACCGCCAATTAGAACAATTTCTCCTGGTAGAGTTTTTAGAAACGAAGATATTTCTGCAAGAGCGCACTGTATTTTTCATCAAGTAGAAGGTTTGTATATTGATACTGATGTTTCGTTTGCAGATTTAAAACAAACCCTTTTATACTTTACAAAAGAGATGTTTGGTAAATCTAAAATTAGATTAAGACCTTCTTATTTTCCGTTTACAGAGCCAAGTGCAGAAGTAGATATTTATTGGGGATTAGAAACTGAAACTGATTACAGAATAACAAAAGGTACTGGTTGGTTAGAAATTATGGGTTGTGGTATGGTAGATCCTAATGTTCTTAAAAACGCCAATATCGATCCAACTAAATATTCTGGTTACGCATTTGGTATGGGTATAGAGCGTATTGCAATGTTATTATATCAAATACCAGATATTAGAATGTTTTACGAAAATGATAAACGTTTCTTAGAACAATTTAAATCTATTATTTAA
- a CDS encoding Na+/H+ antiporter NhaC family protein: MEYGFLSVIPPIVAIILALRTKQVYIALLFGIWFSWLIIEGFNPLKGTLSMIEGMVNVFQSKGNTRTIIFSALVGALLIFIQYSRGVEGFINIINRKLTKLETKKTGYSRVMVQLLATFTGLLLFVETSISSLTVGTLYRPIFDKLKIPREKLAYIADSSSAPSSILIPFNAWGAFIMGLLLTQGIDKPFSVMIAAIKYNFYPLLAIVILIFTILSKKDIGLMKKAEQRTKETGKLMNEGSKPMVSDEVTSFPPKEGIQAKAYNMIVPLLVMVFMMPINLIYTGWDAVKESTSFLNHASQAIGEGSGSSSVLYAVITALLVAIVMYMIQGFLKPKEAVNLTLKGISELMPLALLMLLAFAIGDACKELETGVYVANATKDWLSPELLPAVVFIISSFIAFSTGTSWGTFAIMLAISIPMANIHGADITIVVAATLGGGIFGDHCSPISDTSIISSMSSASDHIDHVKTQLPYALIGGAITVLLYLAIGFLG, from the coding sequence ATGGAATATGGATTTTTATCAGTAATACCGCCAATTGTAGCCATTATTTTGGCTTTAAGAACCAAGCAAGTTTACATTGCTTTGTTATTTGGTATTTGGTTTTCCTGGTTGATAATAGAAGGTTTTAATCCATTAAAAGGAACGCTTTCAATGATAGAAGGCATGGTAAACGTTTTTCAATCTAAAGGAAATACAAGAACCATAATATTTAGTGCTTTGGTTGGCGCATTGCTAATATTTATTCAATATTCTAGAGGAGTAGAAGGGTTTATAAATATTATCAACAGAAAACTTACCAAATTAGAAACTAAAAAAACAGGATACAGTAGAGTAATGGTGCAACTTTTAGCAACATTTACAGGTTTGTTGTTATTTGTAGAAACTAGTATTAGCTCTTTAACGGTTGGTACTTTGTACAGACCAATTTTTGATAAATTAAAAATCCCCAGAGAAAAATTAGCTTACATCGCAGACTCTAGTTCTGCGCCGTCATCAATATTAATTCCTTTTAATGCTTGGGGAGCTTTTATAATGGGTTTGTTATTAACACAAGGAATCGATAAACCCTTTTCTGTAATGATTGCTGCAATTAAGTATAACTTCTATCCGTTATTAGCAATCGTTATTTTGATTTTTACCATTTTATCAAAAAAAGATATTGGTTTGATGAAAAAAGCAGAACAAAGAACCAAAGAAACAGGTAAATTAATGAACGAAGGTTCTAAACCAATGGTTTCTGATGAGGTAACTTCTTTTCCGCCAAAAGAAGGAATTCAAGCAAAGGCATATAATATGATTGTGCCACTTTTGGTAATGGTTTTTATGATGCCAATTAACCTAATTTACACTGGTTGGGATGCAGTAAAAGAATCTACATCATTTTTAAATCATGCTTCACAAGCAATCGGAGAAGGTTCTGGTTCTTCTTCTGTTTTATATGCAGTAATTACGGCTCTTTTAGTAGCAATTGTAATGTATATGATTCAAGGATTTTTAAAACCAAAAGAAGCAGTAAACTTAACTTTAAAAGGAATAAGTGAGCTAATGCCTTTGGCTTTATTAATGCTATTAGCATTTGCAATTGGTGATGCTTGTAAAGAATTAGAAACCGGAGTTTACGTAGCAAATGCCACTAAAGATTGGTTGTCTCCAGAATTATTACCTGCAGTAGTTTTTATTATAAGTTCTTTTATTGCATTTTCTACAGGAACCTCTTGGGGAACTTTTGCAATTATGTTGGCTATTTCTATACCAATGGCAAATATTCATGGTGCAGATATTACAATTGTTGTTGCTGCAACTTTAGGAGGAGGAATTTTTGGAGACCATTGTTCGCCAATTTCCGATACATCTATCATTTCTTCGATGTCGTCTGCAAGTGATCATATAGACCATGTAAAAACACAATTACCTTATGCGTTAATTGGTGGTGCAATAACCGTTTTATTGTATTTAGCAATCGGGTTTTTAGGATAG
- a CDS encoding sensor histidine kinase gives MQKNKSLIKRKKPHNIWVFNTLLWGCSFIILLFLFSGNSSPSKIDYIYTSSFIFTLIIPVCINIYWLLPTFLKKGKHLLFYVFIIVNLILFAQINMWFFDNLINIFFNDYFFISYHNSLEIYFIFFVFFLLTILIKLAEEWSYLNQLEKETLKAEKQQIQNQLSILKAQINPHFLFNSLNVLYALAIDEKKEITNAILQLSDILRYVIYNEKTDTISLEKEINLIKNYINFEKNRHIKNAKISFQHKVDKGLKIYPMLLLPLLENSFKHGLKSDVKNPYIDVHLSTKNKKLEFIIANNFKEITNNVFKEKKGIGLQNIKENLAIIYPEKHHFTIKNKENIFTIHLTVDLEK, from the coding sequence ATGCAAAAGAATAAATCTCTTATCAAAAGAAAAAAACCGCATAATATTTGGGTGTTTAACACATTATTATGGGGTTGTTCTTTTATTATACTTTTGTTTCTGTTTTCTGGAAATTCATCACCATCAAAAATTGATTATATTTATACATCTAGTTTTATTTTTACATTGATAATTCCGGTTTGTATCAATATTTATTGGTTGCTTCCTACTTTTCTAAAAAAAGGAAAGCACCTACTTTTTTATGTATTTATAATTGTAAATCTTATTTTGTTTGCTCAAATAAATATGTGGTTTTTTGATAATCTTATCAATATATTTTTTAATGATTATTTCTTTATTTCTTATCACAATTCATTAGAAATTTATTTTATCTTTTTTGTCTTCTTCTTACTAACCATCTTAATAAAATTAGCCGAAGAATGGAGCTATTTAAATCAACTAGAAAAAGAAACCTTAAAAGCAGAAAAGCAACAAATACAAAACCAATTATCAATATTAAAAGCACAAATAAATCCACATTTTTTATTCAATTCTTTAAACGTTTTATATGCACTTGCTATTGATGAGAAAAAAGAAATAACCAATGCCATTCTACAATTATCAGATATTTTAAGATATGTAATTTACAATGAAAAAACAGATACAATTTCTCTCGAGAAAGAAATTAATTTGATTAAAAATTACATCAATTTCGAAAAAAATAGACATATTAAAAATGCTAAAATTTCTTTTCAACACAAAGTTGATAAAGGCTTAAAAATTTACCCGATGTTGCTACTTCCTTTGTTAGAAAACAGTTTTAAACATGGATTAAAAAGTGACGTAAAAAATCCGTATATTGATGTTCATTTATCAACCAAAAACAAAAAATTAGAGTTTATAATTGCTAATAATTTTAAAGAAATTACAAACAATGTTTTTAAAGAAAAGAAAGGAATTGGTTTACAAAACATCAAAGAAAATTTAGCAATTATTTATCCAGAAAAACACCACTTTACAATAAAAAATAAAGAAAATATCTTTACAATACACCTAACTGTAGATTTAGAAAAATGA
- a CDS encoding LytR/AlgR family response regulator transcription factor: MNISCLIIDDEPSSQNVLKSFINKIDYLDLLHVCNNAIEALAYLKNNTVDLLFLDINMPQLSGVSFYKSLQNPPKVIFTTAYSEYALDGFNLDATDYLLKPFSFERFIKAVSKLKKLNDHPTENIIVKADKKLHQIKIDDIYFVESLGDYIKVHLENTTLVTYKTLTKMYSELPKSSFIQVHKSFIINKKKINYIEGNLVIINSNKIPLGVKYKKAFLEFFNS, from the coding sequence ATGAATATAAGTTGTTTAATTATTGATGATGAACCTTCGTCTCAAAACGTATTAAAATCATTTATAAATAAGATTGATTATTTAGATTTACTGCACGTTTGTAACAATGCCATTGAAGCTTTAGCGTATTTAAAAAATAACACTGTAGATTTGCTTTTTTTAGATATAAATATGCCACAACTTTCTGGAGTTTCGTTTTATAAATCGTTACAAAATCCACCAAAAGTTATCTTTACAACCGCTTATTCAGAATACGCTTTAGATGGTTTTAACTTAGATGCTACAGACTATTTATTAAAACCTTTTTCTTTTGAACGTTTTATAAAAGCAGTTTCTAAATTAAAAAAATTAAACGATCATCCAACAGAAAACATTATTGTAAAAGCAGATAAAAAGTTGCATCAAATAAAAATTGATGATATTTATTTTGTAGAAAGTTTAGGGGATTATATAAAAGTTCATTTAGAAAATACAACTTTAGTTACTTACAAAACGTTGACTAAAATGTATAGCGAATTGCCAAAATCTAGCTTTATACAAGTGCATAAATCGTTTATCATCAATAAAAAGAAAATCAATTATATTGAGGGAAATTTAGTAATTATTAATTCAAATAAAATACCTTTAGGGGTGAAATATAAGAAAGCTTTTCTCGAATTTTTTAACTCATAA
- a CDS encoding pyridoxamine 5'-phosphate oxidase family protein: MSKFYTKITSRLQKFIETQKIFFVATAPTSGRINLSPKGMDSFRVVSENRVLWLNVTGSGNETAAHLLENNRITIMFCAFEGAPNILRLYGKGKEIKEGDTSWNDLINLFPETPGTRQIFDITVESAQTSCGMSIPFFEYKSERNELNDWAAEQGKEGISKYWKEKNQTSIDGLPTHLLD, from the coding sequence ATGTCAAAATTCTATACAAAAATCACCTCTAGACTTCAAAAATTTATTGAAACTCAAAAAATTTTCTTTGTAGCAACTGCGCCAACTTCTGGCAGAATTAACTTATCTCCAAAAGGTATGGATTCTTTTAGAGTTGTATCTGAAAATAGAGTATTATGGTTAAATGTTACCGGAAGCGGTAACGAAACTGCTGCACATTTATTAGAAAACAATAGAATTACTATTATGTTTTGTGCTTTTGAAGGCGCACCAAATATTTTACGTTTATACGGAAAAGGAAAAGAAATTAAAGAAGGAGATACTTCTTGGAATGATTTAATTAATCTATTTCCAGAAACTCCAGGAACGCGTCAGATATTTGATATTACTGTAGAATCTGCTCAAACTTCTTGCGGTATGTCAATTCCGTTTTTTGAATATAAAAGCGAAAGAAATGAGTTAAATGATTGGGCAGCTGAACAAGGTAAAGAAGGAATTTCTAAATACTGGAAAGAAAAAAATCAAACAAGTATAGACGGCTTACCAACACATCTACTAGATTAA
- a CDS encoding TerB family tellurite resistance protein yields the protein MAISDLYSSGQHKQEIGHFANIVKIARADGKITDGEKELLIRAGKNLNITLEEFSLILNNPEKYPINPPINYDERIERLYRLTKMILIDGEAKLIEVALMRKIAVGLHFSIKRAEKICDEAIHLVANNNNLNDFINAIKKVDKD from the coding sequence ATGGCAATATCAGATTTATATTCTAGCGGACAACACAAACAAGAAATTGGTCATTTTGCTAATATTGTAAAAATTGCAAGAGCAGATGGTAAAATTACAGACGGAGAAAAAGAGTTGTTAATAAGAGCAGGAAAAAATTTAAATATAACTTTAGAAGAGTTTTCTTTAATCTTAAACAACCCAGAAAAATACCCGATAAATCCGCCAATTAATTACGATGAAAGAATAGAGCGTTTGTATCGTTTAACAAAAATGATTTTGATAGATGGTGAAGCTAAATTGATAGAAGTTGCATTAATGCGAAAAATAGCTGTTGGTCTACATTTTTCAATAAAAAGAGCAGAAAAAATTTGTGATGAAGCAATACATTTAGTTGCCAATAATAACAATTTAAACGATTTTATTAACGCTATTAAAAAAGTAGATAAAGATTAA